ttgactcatcttgcgaaaggtgagttaagccttttaatttctgtttttcaaaaatcaactcatattgcgagagatgagttgagccttggcttacgtgctgagctattttcaatttctgttcttcAAATTCCgttcgtcaaaatcaactcatattgcaatagatgagttgagcctcggttcacatgtcgaggtattttcaaattctgtttttaatttttactttcctaaaatcaactcatattgcgagaggtgagtcaagcctcggggcacgctgaggtattttcaatttttgctttTCAATTCctacttttcaaaaaaatcaaattatattgcgaaaagtgagttgagcctcagttcaCATGCTGAGatatttttagtttttgttttaatgtctgtttttaaagagtcaattcatattgcgagaaacgAGTTGAACTCAAGATCACATGCCGAGtcaagaataaagattggagctaATTGAAGATGTCAGATTTCGTCtcctaaagttacagtggagctgatcgaggatatcgaTCTTGCCTTGCTAGAGTTCTGAGAGAAGATCGCAAATTTCATCTCACAGAAGCAATAGAAAAGCAGATCAAAGCTGTAGACTTTATTTCTCTGGAGTTACAATAAAACAGATCGAagacacaaatctcatatccttgaagttacattggagtagattgaagttacAAGGCACATATTAGAATATGCAGTGGATTGAACCTAAGCTACAAGATACGGTGGACTGGAAGGAGACCATCTGAACAAGAAGAGCACTAATGAAGTCAAGACTCGGTAGGacagggcaaaattggcctttcacttagtctttgctctattcccgttacacgacaatgagcaaagaggggcagctgtactaGGCCAATTTCGGCCCAATCTCATTTACAAATTAAAACTCCATTTACAAAACACTAAACCCCTTAAAACCCAAACCCATTCACACTTTTACAAACCCAAATACTATTAGCCCAATACCCTAAACTAACCTACCCTAATCCAAAACCCCTAACCCAATAAGCCCACTAAACAAAACAAGCCCAAACCAATACCAAATCCCTAGCCCAATACCAGAATCGGAAACCCTAGCCCCATTTGGCCTCGACTTTCGTGAATGCCACCGATCGAGTCTCCCACTTGCCCACTAACCTTCTGACACCAGCTCTCCATGCCACCATTTTACCACCTGCTCCTCTGTACCATCATGCCTCTGCCACCGCCGTTTGCCCATGCCACGCAAGAGACACATGAAAAGACAAGAATATTAGGTTAACATCATAACGGTTATAAAAACCAAAGGAAAatgctttgtaaagggtttttttgaaaaaaacaaaaaaaaaaaacaaaaagggaaataagAGAACGACCAATTTGAGCAAGAAAGATAGCAATTCCTTCACTATTGAAACAAAAAATCCCCAAATCGAACACCAAACAAAAAAACAGAGAACAAAACAGTGAGATCGGAGAGCGAAGGCGATTTCCATTCTTTCCCTtttccatttcatttacatttttttaGGCTTATTTTCTAACttatacaaattaaaataaatataacaaataataaaagaaaaataaaagaaaaattttgaaacttttaccTTCTCCTACCACTGTATGCGGTGGCAGCTACCAACGACAGACGGTGGTCGGTGTGATCCGTGACCGGACCCACAACTTTGAGCCCCACCGAGCTCCTCTCCTCTCCCTTTCTCTTCTCTCCCTCCTCTTTTCTCTCTTCCTTTCTTCTGCGCcaattgaaaatttttcaaagaaaTTTGGTTTATATAGTGAAATAAAAGCGGCACCGTTTTGGCCGTTGTCCTGGCGCTTAAGCGGCGTCGTTTCACGCCCAAACTCGAGACCACTCGATCCACGGGGATCCGCATGTTTTTACTCAATGGGCTATTTGCGCGATAGGCCCTTCcgcattttgatgttttaaatcgGTTTATAGGTATTCACGAATTGGCCTGAACTTTGTCGCTTCTCGGTTTAGTCCTTGGCTAAGCGCAATGCTTTTAAAACTTGGGAAAATTGCTTTTGGCCCTCATGGTTTGCAAAGCGTATTCAAAGGGATCCTCtgatttatcttttattttaaaattcgctcaaaactttatttttaattcaaatttagtccttttgtcaTTTTAGctcttaaattaaatttataatgttaatttcatttaatgttaatattatgtttattattattatgtttaaatattagTGTACTTTGTATGTATCCATTATTATCACGTATATTtttagtatgtatatatatttatacaattctattattttattactttgttttagtattttattatgtttgctttgtgtatttatatattattactattgttatttatattatatagtagtgagtattttatatatatatatatatatatatatgtatatatttccaTACGatgtttttttgtattttaatattttatgacgTTTGCTTtttgtattatcactattatcattattattattgatattagtatatatatttttatgacacgtatatgtgtttgtatatatatttatatatagtattatttttaattattttgttttaattttattattatatcatatttactttttgtttcttgttagtattattattatcattaatatTAGTGTATGTTTTCATTATAAGCGTATATACACATGAATATTTATTTacaatattattttcattattttcatattattattattatattatatgttctccttttgtgtttatttatttattgtcttattattaatttatttaacattatttattattatttattattgtcTTTATTAACATGTCATCATTTTATTTTGACTTATcgtgtcattattattattattagttcatTATTGTTCATACATAtgttaatactattattattttttattgtattttaatatttatcgtTAATTGTATCATCGTGAGCATTATACACAAATTTCTGTTACAAATAAtactattttttttatgttttattagttTCAGTAATCAAGGCAATGatccgatttaacattaagtcatcgagttcatcgctatgttgggtgagcgtcaattgactcgtgttaaacTGGTATACCCATTCTAAAAAAAAACGGGAATAAACCAAAATTTCTCGTCTTTTTAACCGGATCAATACTAAATTTTACattaaactcgtatttttgaaaatcaagacaacacgtgtttatgagataccaattttgggcgtcgcgagggtgctaataccttcctcgcgcgtaactgactcccgaacccaaaCTTTCTCcggcttttaacgtagaccttaatTGGGCCTTTTTCtcgcttttttttttaaaaaaaaaagaaatttaataggtgtccgatcacacctaggaaaaaggatcggtggcgactcccccttttatttcaaaaatcGAACTTCAGTTTCCAAACTTTTTCACTAGATCGCCACAACTAGCGACCCCGAAACCAATTTTTACATCGCTACACCTACTCTCGAACCCGTTTTTCtctaatttcgtagaccaaaaattatcgttttagtaaatttaaacttttattaaaatggttGAAttactaggtgatccgatcacacctaaataaaaaggattggtgacgactcccattttcgttttttaaataaaaagtcaacgcatttttcaaaaaaatggtttcgacaagttTTACATTACCCACAGAGGATAAGTTCTCTTTTCCCTACCCATTACAAGCTCCAAATGGAAGGGTTCAAATTTGGGTGGTCTGATTTTCCATGGAATATGTAATGGCTACGGTCACACAAATGCCATGGTACTCTATTTACATGGGTGTTCCTCAAACATATGTACGATCACGGTGTTGTAGAATTCGAGGATTTGCTCCTCCTAAAAAGGACACATTTGGGTGTAGGATAATTTTATGTATaatgtaatatatataaaaataagagTTAGAAAAACTTTATAATTATTAGTTAACATTTAAATCATTGATATAAAGAAGTATACATGATGATAGCAAATTATTTTCCCCTAATACTAATAGAAATCAATTGAGCCCTTAAAAAAGTACATCTTATTGAGTCTctaatgacaaaaaaaaaaattcaattatgcTCTTCTGAAAACCGTTAATTGACCAGCTTGACCATTAACGTTATTGACGTTGTTGATAACAACCATCAAAAGATGACATGTGGCAAGCCATGTTGAAGGATGTTTATGTGGCATGCCATGTCAACAATTCATttacaaaatataaaattaattaataaaattacatCGGAATAAACTTAAACAATTAGTTATCCAGGTTTTATTTGAATCTCAATAACAATATATTCGATTCATTCTAGATGAGtctaaaactataaaaaattagaaattataaaaatataaataattatttaaaattctaagaaattaaaatatgaaaagcattaaaaacaacaacaatttataataaaaaactaTAAACTTAATAAAATGCACATCTAAAATGAGCCTAGACTAATGATTGTTCAAGTTCCGTTGAACCTAAACATATGATTATTTAAACTCATTATGGAGTGCAAaactattaaaaaatttaaaaattataaaaatatattaataattctAAAATAGATATAAAATTATAAGAACTATAAACCCTGTTTTCTATTAAtatagtaaaaattaaattatatttttatgtgaaTATTATCAACTTGCACATTTGAAATTCaaactatttaaattttttattttttttttttttttcatatttgcaTTTTATGCCAATCgtttctttaatttttgtttcatactttaattttttaaaatttttaaataattattaatattttgtatattttctatttttttatagttttacaCTTGTTTAAAATGAAATGGATAAATGTGtatcaaaattcaaatattatttaatttttatattttctatttttatagttttatacCTATTTAGAATGAAATGAATATCCGattcaaatattatttaatatttttgtatttttatttttatttatagttTTTACTTGTTTAGAATTAAATAGACAACTATTTATCTAGATTCATTTTGGATGTAATTTTCTCTCCACCATcctctaccttcttctttacttttCGGTGAGCAACTGCCATCAGAGAACCCGATATTCTTCGGTTTCTGACAGCGGTGCACAGCGGCCGGCACAAATaatccttttttaaaaaaatgacacAAATCAATTCTAGTAGAAAAATGGTGTGTCCACTGGTGTGGCATTGACTACCTTGATCAACACACCTTTGATCAAGTGTAGAATGTATGGTTTAGCATGGCAATCAAGATCATTAGGTGTCACGTTCTTTAGGAGATTCCCGAAGCATTCTCCAATTGAACCATCTTCACCATATGATTGATGTAATATGATGGAAGGTCAACGCctattttgaatgcttgaattaatACCCATTGTAGATTAAATTAAGTGTTTCCTATTACAAGACACCAGTCCACTAAGAGTTTGTTAGTAATGCTACATCTTTTATCGATATTATCACTTCGCAACATAGAATATATAAGTATGTGGTTTGAAATTTCCCATCGTTCAATCAAGCATGTATGACTGTTGAGAGAAAAGTACCTCTTCTTATTTGGCTTGCGTGATAAAAACCAACATCCTTTAATTGCTAGTTGATTCTCTTGTGAGGCACACTAAAATCATGTTACCGCGAGCCTTAACAACAAGAGAATACTACAAAGTTGTTACTTCTCAAGGAACATGTATTGCTTTTGATCTCAATAAGTTGAAAGCCATTCCGGTACAATTAGAAAATGTATCCTAGAGGTTAGCTACGTACAACTAAGGGAAGAATGTAACATAGTTGTAATATTGATTTATAGTGAAAACCTATCATTTGCTTTCACCTATTTATAGGTTTCCAATTTAGGGTAATTTCTTTTAAAAGTCgacatttataattaaattttggatttaaattaattaattatattaaattatcccTTTTCGAATTGTTGTTTAAACTTTGATCACAATAACTATCGAGTTTAAGGTTagttgattaaaattaaaattatatttaattagttaaattctcaaataaggataaatatcaaatttatatatgaactttgatcTAATGTGCAATgtcatatataaatttatttttatcttgattttatacatgaaattttaatttgatttgattcattttatttttaacaattcACTACCATTttacattgatatattgtatatacaaataattatattaatctaacatgaaaataattatatatatttatttatttaaacgtGTACAATTGAAttacataaaaattttaagtatATTTATGAAtcatagttaaaattttatatatataattacattaaattaaaatcttatatattaaatttaaactaaAGTCAACGCCTATGTGGTATAATGATTTAAATAATTACACCAAATCCAGATAAACGGTGTAGAGTGTAAAGAAAGCAGTTGTATTGAAGGCTGAGAATTAAGTTTACTTCTTACTCATTGGTTTAATTCTTTTTATATAAAACTAATTTGGTTTTCCGATGACGTAATACAGAGCTAAGTTCCAAGAGAGGATAGGATAGGGTAGTCACATTGAGAGTAATCAATTTGTCATGACAGTTAACCAACCATAAACACTCGCTATAAAACCATGGTTTATTGCCCCCCTTTGTATCGTCAATTTCTTCATTCCCTCTCTCCCTAGTGTTTTCCGATATGGCTTCAGCTGATGTTGACTACCGATGCTTCGTCGGAGGGCTCGCTTGGGCCACCGATGACCGGGCTCTCGAAGAAGCCTTCAGTGTGTATGGCGAGATCGTCGAATCGAAGGTCCGTTTGTTGCAGAGATCGGACTCCAGATCTGACTCGATCCGACCCAATCCGGGCCTCCCTGTCTATGATCTGTGATCCTTGATCTGTTGTTTTCTGTTACTGCTTGTTACTTTATACTCTCTTGTTACTCTTCTCTCTTTTATAATCTCTCACCGGTACGTTCTGTCTTCATCCCATCTGGGCCGAAAGATCGATCGATTCTGACGAATCTATGTTTTTGTCcttctctttgcatctttcttctgatattgatttttttattaattgaTTTTCGTTTCTTATTTAGATTATCAATGACCGTGAGTCTGGAAGATCCCGAGGCTTTGGGTTCGTAACTTTCCGTGACGAGAAATCTATGAGAGACGCTATTGAAGGAATGAACGGTCAGAATCTTGACGGAAGGAACATTACCGTAAACGAAGCCCAATCACGCCGAAGCGGTGGAGGCGGCGGTGAAGGATACGGAGGAGGAAGCGGAGGCTACAAAAGAAGTGGAGGAGGCGGAGGATATGGTCGCCGTGAAGGAGGCTATGGAGGTGGCCGTCGTGAGGGTGTATTCGGGAATGGTGGAGGATATGACGGCGGAGGCGGTGGTGGCGGATATGGCGGAGGCGGTGGAGGATATGGAGGCGGTGGCCGATATGGCGGAGGCGGTGGAGGATATGGAGGCGGTGGCGGATATGGCGGCGGTGGCGGTGGTGGATATGGAGGTTGACGCTGAGATGGTGGGTCTCGTTACTCGAGGAGGCGGAGCGTCTGATGGGAGCTGGAAGACTTAGGGTCGTAGGGTTAGCATTTAAGTGGGCTTTGGGCTTTGCTTTTTCAGTTGGATGATGACGTGTTTCAAATATTGGTGCTTTATGGTTGTTTTATAGCAGTTTGGATTCTCTCGTTTTTGACCGATGTTTATGTGACAAAAAAAATGGAAGGAAGTATACTATCTTCTTTTCAATTTCCAAACCTAAAATCAGTTTCAGGCTTtgaatttccaaaattttcattacACCAATAACCACAAGAGAGGCTAGGATAGTACAAGCCCAAACAATGTGATGGGtttaattaaatgagttaattggGTATCAATTCAGTTaagataattaataaaattatattatttgaaagtattttagtctttttattttaacaaaaattaaataaaatatgcataCAATGATTTTGAATTTATGTCAATTGGTTTCCTAAAGCCATGATAAATAGCTATAGTGCATTTATTAttgtttatattaatataatttttattttaatatagtacaTGTtttatgtgttattataattaatttgtttcaaacaatacattttattttttattatatgttacTTTTAAACAtgcatttatattttaaatatgtggTTTTCACGTACGTGCGATTAAATTTCTAGTTTACATAATTAAATTGATCCATTTCATAAAAGTAAATCTTATTTAGTAATAGATTTCATCTAGTTtacaaatttgttaaattgtatcaaatgagaaaaaaaaaagagttggaGAATAAGTTGTAATATGAGGAGTTCATGGGCTAGGTCAAGCTTAAggataatatttacatattttatgtTTGTCCAAATATAGTTTAACCTGAAATATAGACTTAAAATTTTGCTCAAGTCATATCATATTTGTAAATGGTTAACTCAAGCTTATTTTATACCcactaatattatttttaaatttttaaaatattattatattattttaatttaatattcaatatttaacattttatttattaaactaTTTTTATATAATCTTCTAACCTTTTTAATGTTTGCATTATAATAGTGTTATATATTTaatgtatatttatttttatgtgttataaattatataacaaacaaaataacataatataatataaggCATTACAAACTTTAAAAGCGGCCAAGCTAGGCTTTAGCcttgaatatttaaatttgagCTCGATTCATATTTTAAATGAGCCTTTTTTTCCAAACTGTCTCAAATTTTGAACAGACCTTCAAACCTAAACTGATAACTTGGCCCATGAACATATCTAATTGTAATGGagcaaaacttaaaaaaaaaagattaactTGTCGTAAAAGCACTATTACCATAGGAATTTTACATTACttaaaagaatttgtgatatTAAAATTATTCTAAATATTACCAAATTTTAGCATAATTTAGAATTTAAGATTATCAATTCAagataattttcaaaattcaaacaaagaaaaatagaaaaataattttaaaattttactttaccATGGAAAATGTAAGATGTGATGATGTAAACACAcccataaaattattattattactatttgttTTAGTGATAAATTTGTTGTTAATTTATACCTCAATTTTCACGTATGTAtctcaaattttttattaaaagtgATACATAAATCATATTATTGTCACGATTTTTATCCCAAAAGTTaacgaaaaagaaaaaattaatacTTTCTGTCAATAACATGACACATGTCATTTTTTAAATTTCCACATCAAAACTGACATGGTGTCTATTTGGTCATTTgcgttaaaaataaaaaaagattttttaattaaattaaatttaaaagcccaaaagggTTAAATATCGTACATTTTCAATTGAGTTTTCTCCTCTCCTCATGACAGCTTCATCATCTTTAACCTaaggtttatttctcttaaatgTTTTTCACAAATTTGATTAACAACCCAAAAACTAGGAAATTTCTCTTCTTATTTCAAATAAGAGACGAGTTGAAAGATGTCAAGTGAAAGCAAAAAAAACCATATATTGATTCAAGAGATGTTCAATATTATTGTGGATTGAGGATCCAAATGACAAAGGGAATTTTGTTGCAAAATTATTCCCAATTGGAATGTATTTTATTGTTGAATGTTTGTAGAATGGGTTGAAAAGGATAAAAGGGTAGAGAAAAATGAGAATCTTGTTGATGAACTAAGATTGCTTTTATTGTGTGatggataatatatatatatttttttgtcatCAAAATTGTTGTTTAGAGATTAAAATAGTGTAAAAGGTGTTTGGACTTGATGGTAAAGTCAGAAATTCTTTCTAGTCATAAGCTTCAATTACTTACCATCAACTATTCCTCGATTTTATCCATTCTGGCATTTTGTTCATCTACCATTGCTACCCTTGAACTATTCTTATGAAATGCGACACCGTAAGAATGAATGAATCTGAGAAAAAAGGGTGAATGCATGAAATGCAGAAAAGAAAATCTATTCTatatgcatgaatgcaaaggaaCAAACACTAAACTTTATTTATCCATGATAATCCTAAAATCATAAGGCGGTCGTGATATCTTTTTTCCGAAGTGACCCTTGAGATTTTTTAGGATTCATCAAGTAGCTTGAGTATACCAGGTCCATTTGGTTGACAAGTGTGGGTTGTTCCTTTTGCTTCCTCAATTCTATCATTTTAATAACCATTCATGCAAATCCTTGAACACAGCTTCCTTATCATTACATTCTGATAGAGTTAAGAGTTAGCAGTTAGTTAGTCAATCTGTTAGCAACTACAGTTAATCTGTTAAGATTAGTTAAACACTTAAAGTCTCTCTTGTATTAAATACGTGAGTTTATTCATTAATGGATATGAGTGTATGGCATTTACATGCATTGTTTAGTCTGGTTGTTAGCATGGTATCAAGAGCCACAAATATTTTTTTCTGTTCTTCTTTCTTGGTTACTGAGGTTTTCTCATGAGTACTACACTGTCTTCCAACACAGAAGGGGAGTCTCCTTCACACGGTCAGAGTTCTTCTTGTTTGTCGAATATCCAGTACTTCTCTAAACATGAGACAGTCAAGCTTGGTGAAAGTAACTTCTTGCGATAGAAGTATCAGATTTTACTAATTCTTGAGGGGTAAGAACTTGAAGGGTTTGTACCAGGTACGGTCTCTGTTCCTAAACCTTTTGTTTCTGGACCTGATGGGCAACTCGTGGCTAATCCATTGTCTCTTTTTCATAAGAAGCAGGATAAATTTCTTACTTCTTGGCTGCTTTCTACAGTTACTGATGAAGTACTTGTGTATCTTACGATGGCTAAGACATGTTTTGATGTCTGGACAGCTATTGAGCGAAGGTTTGGTGCTAAGTCGAATGTCAAAATTTCAAGCATGCGTCATGTTTTGTATTCGATCAAGAAAGCCAATCATTCAATCAAAGATTATTTGGCAAAAGTAAAGAATTTAAGTGATGCTCTCATTGCTGTTGGGAGTCATATCTCTGAGCAAGAATAGGTCAGTGTTGTTTTAGCTGGTCTATCGATGGAGTATGAATCAATTCGTATATTTGCATCAGCTACTCCCATGTCTCTTGATCTCTTAACTGAGATGTTACTTGATTGTGAGAAAAGACAAGTAGATCTCTTAACAGAGGCATCTTTGCAAGCAGATGTGGTTTCTCATTCGAAGCATGATACTGCTGATCATTCGAAACCTGTTGAGTCTTTAGGAAGTTATCCGCAGAGTATAAACCTGGTCATCGGAGCAGTGGTCGAGGCTGGTCTCGCGACAAGGGTCGTACAAATAGTCGTGGATGGTCTCACTCTAGGCCCCAATGTCAGTTATGTGGGAAATTTGGGCATTTGGTTCAGACTTGCTACCACCGGTTTGATGAAACATATTCGGGGTTAGTTCCAATCAGCCAGTTTCAGTCAACTATCATCAGGTTAATGGTCATGGTTTTTCCTCTGTGCCCACGTGTAGCCACTGTTGTCCATCCACCACATCCTCATTTTCTCATCCGTCTTCTCGACATTCTGACCAAGTTTGGTATCCGGATTCTGGGGTGACGAATCATGTAACTCCAGATGTGACTTCACTCTCGAATGTTGCTCCTTATACAAGTACGAATCATGTCTCTATTGGCAATGGAGTTTCTGTTCCTATTGCTAATGTAGGTACAACTCATATGGTGGCTGTTTTTCGACTTTTGCATCTGCAAAGTGTTCTTCATGTAACTAATGTCTGTAAAATTTTGATGTCCGTTGGTCAATTTGCTAGAGATAATGCAGTATATTTTGAGTTTCATCCTTTCATGTGCTTTGTGAAGGATATACAGACAAGGAACACGCTTCTAGTGGGCCACATGCATGAGGGTCTTTATTGGTTCGATGTTTCTAAACCATCACTTCTTCCTATTGGAGTTGCTTCTCAGTTTGTCTCCGCTCACTTGTGTACTGCACAGCATTCTTCCCCCACAGAGTTATGGCACAGGAGGCTTAGACACCCGTGTTCTAGTGTTCTTGGTGTTGCTTTACATAACTGTAACATTTCTTTCAATAACAACATTGTTTCTTCTGCTTGTTCAGCTTGCCAAATAGGCAAAGCGCATAAGCTTCCTTTCAGCTCATCTAAAACTGTGTATTCTACACCATTTGAATTAGTAGCATCTGATGTTTGGGGTCCTTCCCATGTAAAATCGAATGGATTTCTTTACTATGTTACCTTTATTGATATGCACAGTCGCTATACATGGATTTATTTTCTTAAGTCCAAGGCTGAGGTCTTGCAATGTTTTTTTTAGTTTAAACAAATGGTGTATGTTTAGTTTGGTCGTACCATCAAGAGTCTTCAATCTGACTGGGGTGGGGAGTATCGATCACTTTCCAAAGAGCTTGCTTGTCTTGGGATTCAGCATCGAGTCACTTGTCCTCACACTTCTGAGCAGAATGGGGTGGCTGAAAGGAAGCATAGGCAAGTTGTGGATATGGGGTTGACCCTTATTGCTCAAGCTGGCTTGCCCTTGGACTTCTGGTACTATGCCTTTGCCCATAGTGTTCATCTTAGTAATAGACTACCAACGCCTGTTT
This window of the Gossypium arboreum isolate Shixiya-1 chromosome 12, ASM2569848v2, whole genome shotgun sequence genome carries:
- the LOC108476730 gene encoding glycine-rich RNA-binding protein GRP2A-like, with amino-acid sequence MASADVDYRCFVGGLAWATDDRALEEAFSVYGEIVESKIINDRESGRSRGFGFVTFRDEKSMRDAIEGMNGQNLDGRNITVNEAQSRRSGGGGGEGYGGGSGGYKRSGGGGGYGRREGGYGGGRREGVFGNGGGYDGGGGGGGYGGGGGGYGGGGRYGGGGGGYGGGGGYGGGGGGGYGG